One Polaribacter sp. KT25b DNA segment encodes these proteins:
- a CDS encoding S41 family peptidase, translated as MRKNILIILLTLQSLVTFSQNKYLSDFNYFWETIQMEYAYFDVKQTNWQKVKEVYSKRLNSIKEDWEFTYLIELMKHELYDAHFTLNKNLAFSFRLIPNDVDAFVSIKNNKYYIKDIRQNYTITNFNLKIGDEIVKMNGVNFADIVQLNLPKSIESPDHKVKEYFANLIFAGRHDKPRKIKVLRNGKFIILKLPKPNLKKYNSTLLDYKLLPENIGYIRINNSLGNNNVIKQFPKIVDSLQNSKAIIIDLRNTANGGNTDVAKSIMGKFVKEEMPYQIHERVGLEREFGIKRKYIELLSPLKNPYTKPVYVLVSRWTGSVGEAIAQGFSNMNNVTVVGTTMAKLLGAIKCKQLQNSGIRFCYPFEKLYNVNGLPREYFKPDFTTNSYKETYLKALELIDEQTR; from the coding sequence ATGAGAAAGAACATCTTAATTATTTTACTGACTTTACAGTCTCTTGTAACTTTTTCTCAAAATAAATATTTGTCTGATTTCAATTATTTTTGGGAAACCATCCAAATGGAATATGCTTATTTTGATGTAAAACAAACCAATTGGCAAAAGGTAAAAGAGGTATATAGCAAACGTCTAAATTCGATAAAAGAAGATTGGGAGTTTACCTATTTAATAGAGTTAATGAAACACGAACTTTATGATGCACACTTTACCTTAAATAAAAATCTGGCTTTTTCATTTCGATTAATTCCTAATGATGTTGATGCTTTTGTATCTATAAAGAATAATAAATATTACATTAAAGACATCAGACAAAATTATACAATCACAAATTTTAATCTAAAAATTGGTGACGAAATTGTAAAAATGAATGGAGTTAATTTTGCTGATATTGTACAATTGAACTTACCTAAATCTATAGAAAGTCCAGACCATAAAGTAAAAGAGTATTTTGCCAATTTAATTTTTGCAGGTAGGCATGATAAACCAAGAAAAATTAAAGTTTTACGTAATGGTAAATTCATCATTTTAAAACTGCCAAAACCTAATCTTAAAAAATACAATTCAACACTTTTAGATTATAAATTGCTGCCAGAAAATATTGGTTATATTAGAATTAATAATTCTTTGGGTAATAATAATGTTATTAAGCAATTTCCGAAAATTGTAGATAGTTTACAAAATAGTAAAGCTATTATAATCGATTTAAGAAATACTGCAAATGGTGGTAACACAGATGTTGCAAAATCAATTATGGGCAAATTTGTAAAAGAAGAAATGCCTTATCAAATTCACGAAAGAGTAGGTTTAGAAAGAGAATTTGGCATCAAAAGAAAATATATAGAACTATTATCGCCACTTAAAAATCCGTATACAAAACCAGTTTATGTTTTGGTAAGCAGATGGACAGGTAGTGTTGGCGAAGCCATTGCACAAGGTTTTTCTAATATGAATAACGTAACAGTTGTAGGTACAACAATGGCAAAATTATTAGGTGCAATTAAGTGCAAACAATTGCAGAATTCAGGAATCAGATTTTGCTATCCTTTTGAGAAATTATACAATGTAAATGGTTTACCTAGAGAATATTTTAAACCAGATTTTACAACAAATAGTTATAAAGAAACGTATTTAAAAGCCTTAGAATTAATTGATGAACAAACAAGATAA
- a CDS encoding NAD(P)/FAD-dependent oxidoreductase has translation MNKQDKILIIGAGLCGSLLALRLAQKGYKIELYESRPDLRKVDISAGRSINLALSDRGLKALRLCGMEEKAKEISIPMYGRLMHDKEGNTFTSNYSGREGEYINSISRGDLNAILLDEAEKHENVNIHFNSGCESVDIENTIAHFKDYKSKRKFFVKADVIFGADGAGSALRKSYISERKFLFSYSQNYLNHGYKELEIPADNSGNHQISKSHLHIWPRGDFMLIALPNLDGSFTVTLFLSYNEGEYNFENLTNTEKINEFFEKEFPDALALIPNIKKEFSHNPTGALGTVKCSPWSYLNKTLLIGDAAHAIVPFYGQGMNASFEDVFVFDEILNQELSDWKSVFKAYEKARKKDTDAIADLAIDNFYEMRDHVANPLFKEKRKIEMDLEKMFPNQYFSKYSLVTFNENIGYNEAMKRGRAQDKALLNLIADDEVHTHLNMTREELRTILDKVIHETDKILEEDKIAGL, from the coding sequence ATGAACAAACAAGATAAAATACTGATTATAGGAGCAGGTTTATGTGGCTCTTTACTCGCCTTAAGATTAGCACAAAAGGGCTATAAAATAGAATTGTATGAAAGCAGACCAGATTTAAGAAAGGTTGATATTTCTGCAGGTAGATCTATAAATTTAGCATTATCAGATAGAGGTTTAAAAGCTTTACGATTATGTGGAATGGAAGAAAAAGCCAAAGAAATTAGCATACCAATGTATGGCAGATTAATGCACGACAAAGAAGGCAATACTTTTACTTCTAATTATTCTGGTAGAGAAGGTGAGTACATCAACTCAATTTCTAGGGGAGATTTAAATGCTATTTTGTTAGATGAAGCCGAAAAGCACGAAAATGTAAACATTCATTTTAATAGCGGATGTGAGAGTGTAGACATAGAAAATACCATTGCACATTTTAAAGATTATAAAAGTAAAAGAAAGTTTTTTGTAAAAGCCGATGTTATTTTTGGTGCAGATGGTGCAGGATCTGCTTTAAGAAAAAGCTATATTTCTGAGCGTAAATTTTTGTTTAGTTATTCGCAAAACTATTTAAATCACGGCTATAAAGAATTAGAAATTCCTGCTGATAATTCAGGAAATCACCAAATAAGCAAAAGTCATTTACACATTTGGCCAAGAGGCGATTTTATGTTAATTGCCTTACCAAATTTAGATGGCAGTTTTACAGTAACACTCTTTTTAAGTTATAATGAAGGCGAATATAATTTCGAGAATTTAACAAATACAGAAAAGATAAATGAGTTTTTCGAAAAAGAATTTCCAGATGCTTTAGCGTTAATTCCCAATATAAAAAAGGAGTTTTCACACAATCCAACAGGAGCTTTAGGCACCGTAAAATGTTCTCCTTGGTCTTATCTTAACAAAACTTTGTTAATTGGTGATGCTGCTCACGCAATTGTTCCTTTTTACGGACAAGGAATGAACGCTTCTTTCGAAGATGTTTTTGTGTTTGATGAAATACTAAATCAAGAATTATCAGATTGGAAATCTGTTTTTAAAGCTTATGAAAAAGCAAGAAAAAAAGACACAGATGCCATTGCAGATTTGGCGATTGATAATTTTTACGAAATGAGAGATCACGTTGCAAATCCGTTGTTTAAAGAAAAAAGAAAAATTGAAATGGATTTAGAAAAAATGTTTCCAAATCAATATTTTTCTAAATATTCTTTAGTTACATTCAACGAAAATATAGGCTATAATGAAGCTATGAAAAGAGGTAGAGCACAAGATAAAGCTTTGTTGAATTTAATTGCAGATGATGAAGTCCACACGCATTTAAATATGACAAGAGAAGAACTAAGAACTATTTTAGACAAAGTAATTCACGAAACAGATAAAATATTAGAAGAAGATAAAATTGCAGGATTGTAG
- a CDS encoding DUF1697 domain-containing protein, translating into MNTYIILLRGINVSGKNKIPMADLRDLLNSLGFQKVKTYIQSGNIILESSKTKSVTCEMINVGIKDKFGFDVPVIARTILEWEKAINNYPFSKQNEKIVAFTFLDKASEITEIEIKNVGEDEYKINGDVVYLNCPSTFAKTKISNNLLEKKLQVIATTRNLRTTLKLLELAKDLTGF; encoded by the coding sequence ATGAATACTTACATTATTTTATTACGTGGAATTAATGTCTCAGGTAAAAACAAAATTCCGATGGCAGATTTACGAGATTTATTAAACAGTTTAGGTTTTCAAAAAGTAAAAACATACATCCAAAGTGGAAATATTATTTTAGAATCAAGTAAAACAAAATCAGTAACTTGTGAAATGATAAATGTTGGTATTAAAGATAAATTTGGTTTTGATGTTCCTGTAATTGCAAGAACAATTCTAGAATGGGAAAAAGCAATTAACAATTATCCTTTTTCAAAACAAAACGAAAAAATAGTTGCTTTTACGTTTTTAGACAAAGCATCAGAAATTACAGAAATTGAAATTAAAAATGTTGGAGAAGATGAATATAAAATAAATGGAGATGTAGTTTATTTAAACTGTCCGTCAACATTTGCAAAAACAAAAATTTCTAATAATTTATTAGAAAAAAAGTTACAAGTAATTGCAACAACAAGAAATTTAAGAACAACTTTAAAGTTGTTAGAGTTAGCAAAAGACCTTACAGGTTTTTGA
- a CDS encoding DUF6090 family protein: protein MIKIFRNIRHNLLNEGKNVKYFKYAIGEIFLVVIGILIALQINNWNENRKSDAIRKNYYAQILQDLGKDYIFLRGNISWLNANITLYKKYQEDFAKQKSVKDLIIRSGKLNYYFKYIKFNVNTIETLQNTGDIKLIPTEIRNKLIDLKRLQDIQVNTASGNYDSFMKEFMNATKLGFMPNVFDKLIKSNQSNQLYKDLKVEDNFSKIALIINSAYSLKDITEQEQLKSSTLMLASINNLFNLINEELGNPYANIESVTNSLLKLETLIESGKTIDEIIAVIKKQDKNAPVYDISESYINALGYWYINTAKNNKDALKIFKLNTELYPKAWNTYDSYGECLLLLGDTENGIKAYKKSLELNPKNQSALKVLSKLKVDN from the coding sequence ATGATTAAAATCTTTCGAAATATCAGACATAACCTTCTTAATGAAGGGAAAAACGTAAAATATTTCAAATATGCAATTGGAGAAATCTTTTTGGTGGTAATTGGTATTTTAATTGCACTTCAAATAAACAATTGGAATGAAAATAGAAAGAGTGATGCTATTAGAAAGAATTATTATGCTCAAATTTTACAAGATTTAGGCAAAGATTACATTTTTCTTAGAGGTAATATTAGTTGGCTAAATGCTAATATAACACTCTACAAAAAATATCAAGAAGATTTTGCAAAACAAAAAAGTGTAAAGGACCTTATTATTAGATCGGGTAAACTTAATTATTATTTTAAGTATATAAAATTTAATGTAAATACGATAGAAACTCTTCAAAATACAGGTGATATTAAATTAATTCCCACTGAAATAAGGAACAAATTAATCGATTTAAAAAGGTTACAAGATATTCAAGTAAATACAGCATCAGGTAATTATGATAGTTTTATGAAAGAGTTTATGAATGCAACAAAATTAGGATTCATGCCAAATGTGTTTGATAAACTTATTAAAAGTAATCAGTCAAATCAATTATATAAAGATTTAAAAGTTGAAGATAATTTTTCTAAAATTGCTTTAATTATCAATTCTGCGTATAGTCTTAAAGATATTACAGAGCAAGAACAATTAAAAAGTTCTACACTTATGTTAGCGTCTATCAATAATTTATTCAATCTGATAAATGAGGAATTGGGCAATCCTTATGCGAACATAGAAAGTGTAACCAATAGTTTATTAAAACTAGAAACACTAATAGAATCTGGTAAAACGATTGATGAGATTATTGCAGTTATAAAAAAACAAGATAAAAATGCACCAGTTTATGATATCTCTGAAAGTTATATAAATGCATTAGGATATTGGTATATAAATACTGCAAAAAACAATAAAGATGCCCTAAAAATTTTTAAATTAAATACAGAATTATATCCTAAAGCTTGGAATACTTATGATAGTTATGGTGAGTGTTTATTGCTGTTGGGAGATACAGAAAATGGAATTAAAGCATATAAAAAGTCTTTAGAATTAAACCCTAAGAATCAAAGTGCTCTAAAAGTACTTTCAAAATTGAAAGTAGATAATTAA
- a CDS encoding DUF6500 family protein, whose translation MNKEIKEKIIQVCNDKITKKGENVGLSFYAFFKNKNDNPKLLMEVAKWWIETHQLDHFEKATKIKQMILNSK comes from the coding sequence ATGAATAAAGAAATAAAAGAAAAAATCATTCAAGTTTGTAATGATAAAATTACTAAAAAAGGAGAAAATGTAGGTTTATCATTTTACGCTTTTTTTAAGAATAAAAATGATAACCCAAAATTATTAATGGAAGTTGCAAAATGGTGGATTGAAACTCATCAATTAGATCATTTTGAAAAAGCAACTAAGATTAAACAAATGATTTTGAATAGTAAATAA
- a CDS encoding 3-hydroxyanthranilate 3,4-dioxygenase: protein MSNLVQPLNFKKWIDENRHLLKPPVGNKQVWKNGEYIVMVVGGPNNRKDYHYNETPEFFYQVEGDMILKIIDDKGKMMDVEINEGDIYLLPAKVPHSPQRKANTVGLVIEYPRSKKMLDALEWYCEKCGNQLYREEFKLDNIETDMPIIFDNFYSDIKKCTCDKCGEIMEAPKKVSN, encoded by the coding sequence ATGAGCAACTTAGTACAGCCTTTAAATTTTAAAAAATGGATTGACGAAAATCGTCATTTATTAAAACCGCCAGTTGGTAACAAACAAGTTTGGAAAAATGGCGAATATATTGTTATGGTTGTTGGTGGGCCAAATAACAGAAAAGATTATCATTATAACGAAACTCCAGAATTTTTCTATCAAGTTGAAGGAGATATGATTTTAAAAATCATTGACGATAAGGGAAAAATGATGGATGTAGAAATAAACGAAGGTGATATTTATTTATTGCCAGCAAAAGTGCCACATTCGCCACAGAGAAAAGCAAATACTGTTGGTTTGGTAATTGAATATCCGCGTTCTAAAAAAATGTTAGATGCTTTAGAATGGTATTGTGAAAAATGTGGAAATCAGTTATACAGAGAAGAATTTAAGTTAGATAATATTGAAACAGATATGCCAATTATTTTTGATAATTTTTATTCTGATATAAAAAAATGTACTTGTGATAAGTGTGGAGAAATTATGGAAGCACCCAAAAAAGTAAGCAATTAA
- a CDS encoding amidohydrolase family protein translates to MKRKLRINGHSHLLPYPEEIPQFMKEKEIFWVDNERKHMLQKGWKRPVTDSSFFLDEKLLWMEKNKIDHAVVLNLSQLYGNGLRLEEMKKALRFQNDFNAKVQHNHPSKFTCGFVIHPGFIYGALDEMKRCVEELGLKVLCLPTHFMDSIGQWRCVFDEENDRIFELANKYKLAIEIHPYDGDKMIKLENTNWRFHLIWMLAQCGDAYHFYTLNGMQERYPNIRTCFAHGGQLAQMNLGRRIQGFDGRPDLFEGKIHPRKAVGHKNIFFDTLVHDTDSLGLMFKRQGTKQVLMGLDDPYPLGEMESDKQSSYPGKILDLAVEKGIISNDEKDQIWKDNVLQWLFGDDEKAKQNLIDKILS, encoded by the coding sequence ATGAAACGTAAACTACGCATAAACGGCCATTCACATTTATTACCTTATCCAGAAGAAATTCCTCAATTTATGAAGGAAAAAGAAATTTTTTGGGTAGATAATGAACGTAAACATATGTTGCAAAAAGGTTGGAAACGACCTGTAACAGATTCTAGTTTTTTCTTAGACGAAAAATTACTTTGGATGGAAAAAAATAAAATAGATCATGCTGTTGTTTTAAATCTTTCTCAACTTTATGGTAATGGATTGCGTTTAGAAGAAATGAAAAAAGCCTTGCGTTTTCAGAATGATTTTAATGCAAAAGTTCAACACAATCATCCTTCTAAATTTACTTGTGGTTTTGTGATTCATCCAGGATTTATTTATGGTGCTTTAGACGAAATGAAACGTTGTGTAGAAGAATTAGGTTTAAAAGTGTTGTGTTTGCCAACACATTTTATGGATTCTATTGGGCAATGGCGTTGTGTTTTTGATGAAGAAAATGACCGAATTTTTGAATTGGCAAACAAGTATAAATTAGCCATTGAAATTCATCCTTATGATGGAGATAAAATGATAAAACTAGAAAATACAAACTGGCGTTTTCACCTAATTTGGATGTTAGCTCAATGTGGAGATGCGTATCATTTTTATACTTTAAATGGCATGCAAGAACGTTATCCAAATATTAGAACTTGTTTTGCACATGGAGGTCAATTAGCACAAATGAATTTAGGAAGAAGAATTCAAGGTTTTGATGGAAGACCAGATTTATTTGAAGGTAAAATACATCCTAGAAAAGCAGTTGGACATAAAAACATTTTCTTTGATACATTGGTTCATGATACAGATTCTTTAGGCTTAATGTTTAAAAGACAGGGTACAAAACAAGTGTTAATGGGTTTAGATGATCCTTATCCTTTAGGAGAAATGGAAAGTGATAAACAATCATCTTATCCTGGAAAAATTTTAGATTTAGCTGTAGAAAAAGGTATTATTTCTAATGATGAAAAAGATCAAATTTGGAAAGATAATGTTTTGCAATGGTTGTTTGGAGATGATGAAAAAGCGAAACAAAATTTAATAGATAAAATACTTTCTTAA